In the genome of Nycticebus coucang isolate mNycCou1 chromosome 12, mNycCou1.pri, whole genome shotgun sequence, one region contains:
- the GPRC5A gene encoding retinoic acid-induced protein 3 isoform X1: MAGDSGGASLEISTPVSRTRMTTTQPPGCRQGLDPRYHRLCDTADPWGIVLEALAAVGAVTSVVFMLALLAFICRVQDSSRRKMLPTQFLFLLGVLGVFGLTFTFIIRLDGKTGPTRFFLFGVLFSICFSCLLAHALNLTKLVRGGQPLSWLVTLGLAVGFSLVQDVIAVEFVILTMNRTNVNVFSELPAPRRNEDFVLLLTYVLFLMALTFLVSSFTFCGSFTGWKRHGAHIFLTTLLSAAVWVTWITLLLMPVFDHKWDDTILSSALVASGWVFLLVYVIPEFQLLTKQRNPMDYPVEDALCKPQLMKKSYGVENRAYSQEEITQGLQEMGDTLYAPYSTHFQLQNRAPQKDFSIPRAHAQTSPYNNYEGRKEDS; encoded by the exons ATGGCTGGGGACTCAGGAGGGGCGAGTTTGGAGATCAGTACTCCTGTCTCCAg GACCAGAATGACTACAACACAACCTCCTGGTTGCCGCCAAGGCCTGGACCCCAGATACCACAGACTTTGTGATACTGCTGACCCCTGGGGCATCGTCCTAGAAGCACTGGCTGCAGTCGGGGCTGTGACCTCGGTGGTGTTCATGCTCGCTCTCCTGGCCTTCATCTGCAGGGTGCAGGACTCCAGCAGGCGGAAAATGCTGCCCACCCAGTTCCTCTTCCTCCTGGGGGTGTTGGGGGTCTTCGGCCTGACCTTCACCTTCATCATCAGACTGGATGGGAAGACGGGGCCCACTCGCTTCTTCCTCTTTGGGGTCCTCTTTTCCATTTGCTTCTCTTGCCTCCTGGCTCATGCTCTCAACTTGACGAAGCTAGTCCGTGGGGGGCAGCCCCTCTCCTGGCTGGTGACTCTGGGCCTGGCTGTGGGCTTCAGCCTGGTACAGGATGTAATCGCTGTTGAATTTGTCATCCTGACCATGAACAGGACCAACGTCAATGTCTTTTCTGAGCTTCCTGCTCCTCGTCGCAACGAAGACTTTGTCCTTCTGCTCACCTACGTCCTCTTCCTGATGGCGCTGACCTTCCTTGTGTCCTCCTTCACCTTCTGTGGATCCTTCACTGGCTGGAAGAGACACGGGGCTCACATCTTCCTCACCACGCTCCTCTCTGCTGCTGTCTGGGTGACATGGATCACCCTGCTCTTGATGCCTGTCTTTGACCACAAGTGGGATGACACCATCCTCAGCTCTGCCTTGGTGGCCAGTGGCTGGGTTTTCCTGTTGGTTTATGTCATACCTGAGTTTCAGCTGCTTACAAAGCAACGGAACCCCATGGATTACCCGGTTGAGGATGCTTTATGTAAACCTCAGCTCATGAAGAAGAGCTATGGTGTAGAGAACAGAGCCTACTCCCAAGAGGAGATCACTCAAG GTCTTCAAGAGATGGGCGATACGCTGTATGCGCCTTATTCCACCCACTTTCAGCTGCAG AATCGGGCTCCCCAAAAGGATTTCTCCATCCCACGGGCCCACGCTCAGACTAGCCCTTATAATAActatgaaggaaggaaagaggacagTTAA
- the GPRC5A gene encoding retinoic acid-induced protein 3 isoform X2 has product MTTTQPPGCRQGLDPRYHRLCDTADPWGIVLEALAAVGAVTSVVFMLALLAFICRVQDSSRRKMLPTQFLFLLGVLGVFGLTFTFIIRLDGKTGPTRFFLFGVLFSICFSCLLAHALNLTKLVRGGQPLSWLVTLGLAVGFSLVQDVIAVEFVILTMNRTNVNVFSELPAPRRNEDFVLLLTYVLFLMALTFLVSSFTFCGSFTGWKRHGAHIFLTTLLSAAVWVTWITLLLMPVFDHKWDDTILSSALVASGWVFLLVYVIPEFQLLTKQRNPMDYPVEDALCKPQLMKKSYGVENRAYSQEEITQGLQEMGDTLYAPYSTHFQLQNRAPQKDFSIPRAHAQTSPYNNYEGRKEDS; this is encoded by the exons ATGACTACAACACAACCTCCTGGTTGCCGCCAAGGCCTGGACCCCAGATACCACAGACTTTGTGATACTGCTGACCCCTGGGGCATCGTCCTAGAAGCACTGGCTGCAGTCGGGGCTGTGACCTCGGTGGTGTTCATGCTCGCTCTCCTGGCCTTCATCTGCAGGGTGCAGGACTCCAGCAGGCGGAAAATGCTGCCCACCCAGTTCCTCTTCCTCCTGGGGGTGTTGGGGGTCTTCGGCCTGACCTTCACCTTCATCATCAGACTGGATGGGAAGACGGGGCCCACTCGCTTCTTCCTCTTTGGGGTCCTCTTTTCCATTTGCTTCTCTTGCCTCCTGGCTCATGCTCTCAACTTGACGAAGCTAGTCCGTGGGGGGCAGCCCCTCTCCTGGCTGGTGACTCTGGGCCTGGCTGTGGGCTTCAGCCTGGTACAGGATGTAATCGCTGTTGAATTTGTCATCCTGACCATGAACAGGACCAACGTCAATGTCTTTTCTGAGCTTCCTGCTCCTCGTCGCAACGAAGACTTTGTCCTTCTGCTCACCTACGTCCTCTTCCTGATGGCGCTGACCTTCCTTGTGTCCTCCTTCACCTTCTGTGGATCCTTCACTGGCTGGAAGAGACACGGGGCTCACATCTTCCTCACCACGCTCCTCTCTGCTGCTGTCTGGGTGACATGGATCACCCTGCTCTTGATGCCTGTCTTTGACCACAAGTGGGATGACACCATCCTCAGCTCTGCCTTGGTGGCCAGTGGCTGGGTTTTCCTGTTGGTTTATGTCATACCTGAGTTTCAGCTGCTTACAAAGCAACGGAACCCCATGGATTACCCGGTTGAGGATGCTTTATGTAAACCTCAGCTCATGAAGAAGAGCTATGGTGTAGAGAACAGAGCCTACTCCCAAGAGGAGATCACTCAAG GTCTTCAAGAGATGGGCGATACGCTGTATGCGCCTTATTCCACCCACTTTCAGCTGCAG AATCGGGCTCCCCAAAAGGATTTCTCCATCCCACGGGCCCACGCTCAGACTAGCCCTTATAATAActatgaaggaaggaaagaggacagTTAA